A genome region from Flavobacterium sp. includes the following:
- a CDS encoding response regulator transcription factor, whose product MKKTQTKILLVDDEPDILEIVGYNLAQEGYQIVTASNGKEAIAKAQKELPELIIMDVMMAEMDGMEACEHIRKIPELNNVIITFLTARSEDYSQVAGFDAGADDYITKPIKPKLLVSKVKALLRRLKEQEVVTDTLNVGGIEINREEYKIIKGNVEIALPRKEFELFYLLASKPGKVFKRDEILDKVWGNEVVVGGRTIDVHIRKLREKIGEDLFKTIKGVGYKFEV is encoded by the coding sequence ATGAAAAAAACACAAACTAAGATTTTATTAGTTGACGACGAACCAGATATCTTAGAAATCGTTGGCTATAACCTTGCTCAGGAAGGCTATCAGATTGTTACAGCTTCTAATGGAAAAGAAGCTATAGCAAAAGCACAGAAAGAGCTGCCAGAACTAATCATTATGGACGTGATGATGGCAGAAATGGACGGAATGGAGGCTTGCGAGCATATTAGAAAAATTCCAGAGTTAAATAATGTTATCATAACATTCCTTACAGCAAGAAGCGAAGATTATTCTCAAGTAGCTGGTTTTGATGCCGGTGCAGACGATTATATTACCAAGCCGATTAAGCCAAAATTATTGGTCTCAAAAGTAAAGGCGCTGTTAAGAAGGTTAAAAGAACAAGAAGTTGTTACAGATACTTTAAATGTAGGCGGAATCGAGATTAACCGTGAGGAATACAAAATCATAAAAGGCAATGTAGAAATTGCTCTGCCAAGAAAAGAATTCGAATTATTTTATTTATTAGCTTCAAAACCAGGTAAAGTTTTTAAAAGAGACGAAATCTTGGATAAAGTTTGGGGCAATGAAGTTGTAGTGGGTGGTAGAACAATCGATGTTCACATCAGAAAACTTCGCGAAAAAATAGGAGAAGATCTTTTTAAAACCATAAAAGGTGTTGGTTACAAATTTGAAGTTTAG
- the tyrS gene encoding tyrosine--tRNA ligase, protein MKNLVEELKWRGLYHDSMPGTEEQLLKEVTSAYIGFDPTADSLHIGSMVQIILLVHLKNFGHQPIALVGGATGMIGDPSGKSDERNLLNEETLAKNVAGIKSVLSRFLDFNSKEPNAPIMVNNYDWMKEFSFIDFAREVGKRITVNYMMAKDSVKKRINGEGEGMSFTEFTYQLIQGYDFYHLYKNNNCLLQMGGSDQWGNITTGTELVRRMGGESAKAFALTTPLITKADGSKFGKSEGGNVWLDADKTSVYKFYQFWVNATDVDAEKYIKIFTFLDKEMIDALIAEHQAAPHLRVLQKKLAEEITIFVHSKEELENAIQASNILFGNSNAEDLKKLDEKTFLEVFDGVPQAEIAKADLENGLDIISVLNEKTGFFKSNGEARRALTANSISVNREKIKEDFVLTTNDLINNQFVLLQSGKKNYFVIRVV, encoded by the coding sequence ATGAAGAATCTAGTTGAAGAATTAAAGTGGCGCGGTTTATACCATGATAGCATGCCAGGAACGGAAGAACAATTGCTAAAAGAGGTAACGTCGGCATATATTGGTTTTGATCCAACGGCAGATTCACTGCATATTGGCAGTATGGTTCAGATTATTTTATTGGTTCATTTAAAGAATTTTGGTCATCAGCCAATTGCTCTTGTGGGCGGCGCGACCGGAATGATTGGTGATCCTTCTGGAAAATCTGACGAAAGAAATTTGCTGAACGAAGAAACTTTGGCTAAAAATGTTGCCGGAATCAAAAGTGTTCTGTCTCGTTTCTTAGACTTTAATTCAAAAGAACCAAATGCTCCAATTATGGTAAATAACTATGATTGGATGAAAGAATTTTCGTTTATTGATTTTGCCCGTGAAGTTGGAAAACGTATTACGGTAAATTATATGATGGCGAAGGATTCTGTTAAAAAGAGAATTAACGGAGAAGGTGAAGGAATGTCTTTCACAGAATTTACATATCAATTAATTCAGGGATACGATTTTTATCATTTATATAAAAACAACAACTGCCTTTTGCAAATGGGAGGTTCTGATCAATGGGGAAATATTACCACAGGTACAGAATTAGTTCGCAGAATGGGAGGCGAAAGTGCAAAAGCTTTTGCATTAACAACGCCGTTAATTACAAAAGCGGACGGATCTAAATTCGGGAAATCTGAAGGTGGAAATGTTTGGTTAGATGCTGATAAAACTTCGGTTTACAAATTTTACCAGTTTTGGGTAAACGCTACAGATGTTGATGCTGAGAAATACATCAAAATCTTTACTTTTTTAGACAAAGAAATGATTGATGCTTTAATTGCAGAACATCAGGCGGCTCCACATTTGAGAGTTTTACAAAAGAAACTGGCTGAAGAAATTACAATTTTTGTTCACAGTAAAGAAGAGTTGGAAAATGCGATTCAGGCTTCTAATATTTTGTTTGGAAATTCTAATGCAGAAGATTTGAAAAAATTAGATGAAAAGACTTTCTTGGAAGTTTTTGACGGAGTTCCGCAAGCTGAAATCGCAAAAGCTGATTTAGAAAACGGATTGGATATTATCTCGGTTTTAAATGAAAAAACGGGTTTCTTTAAATCAAACGGTGAGGCAAGAAGAGCTTTAACAGCAAATTCAATTTCTGTAAACAGAGAAAAAATTAAAGAAGATTTTGTTTTAACAACTAATGATTTGATTAATAATCAGTTTGTGTTATTACAAAGCGGAAAGAAAAACTACTTTGTGATTAGAGTTGTATAA
- a CDS encoding ATP-binding protein, producing the protein MKINFKKTYKFAIKSALYISLFTTGFVLMLMSLFYKNQLKHQVAFGIIFIIAVYIFSFLVLQYRVERFIYRRVKKIYDEVSLLESTTLINQPINTDMETLSREVKKFATDKKLEIEMLEIREQYRREFLGNVSHELKTPLFTVQGYVSTLLDGAMDDKNIRKKYLKRAEKGVERLIYIVEDLDMITKLESGDLDLNMTDFDIVELIENVFELLEMKADKKKIKLAFESKNVKSVMIRGDQDRIQQVLENLIVNSIKYGKEGGLTEVGVVNLTKKKVLIRISDNGEGVEKQNIPRLFERFYRVDKSGTRSEGGSGLGLAIVKHIIEAHKEKVYVESEFGIGSEFSFTLEKANKSSKVDVK; encoded by the coding sequence ATGAAAATTAATTTTAAAAAAACATACAAGTTTGCCATAAAATCGGCATTATATATCAGTCTCTTTACAACAGGATTTGTACTGATGCTAATGTCATTATTTTATAAAAATCAATTAAAACATCAAGTTGCGTTTGGAATCATTTTCATAATTGCAGTCTATATTTTCTCTTTTCTGGTTTTACAGTATCGTGTAGAACGATTTATTTACAGAAGAGTAAAGAAAATCTACGATGAGGTGTCGTTATTAGAATCAACAACCTTAATCAATCAGCCTATTAATACAGATATGGAAACGCTTTCGCGCGAAGTGAAAAAGTTCGCGACTGATAAAAAACTCGAAATCGAAATGCTTGAAATTCGTGAGCAATATAGAAGAGAATTTTTAGGAAACGTTTCGCACGAATTGAAAACGCCTCTCTTTACCGTTCAAGGTTATGTTTCGACTTTGCTTGATGGCGCAATGGATGACAAAAATATTAGAAAAAAATATTTAAAACGTGCCGAAAAAGGAGTAGAGCGCCTTATTTATATAGTAGAAGATCTAGACATGATTACCAAACTAGAATCGGGAGATTTGGATTTGAATATGACTGATTTTGATATTGTTGAATTGATTGAGAATGTTTTTGAACTGCTCGAAATGAAGGCAGACAAAAAGAAAATCAAACTGGCTTTTGAAAGTAAAAATGTGAAGTCGGTTATGATTAGAGGAGATCAAGACAGAATTCAACAAGTGCTGGAAAATTTGATTGTTAACTCTATTAAATACGGAAAAGAAGGTGGTTTGACTGAAGTTGGTGTTGTAAACTTAACCAAGAAAAAAGTCTTAATTCGTATCAGTGATAATGGTGAAGGAGTTGAAAAACAAAATATTCCGAGACTTTTTGAACGTTTTTATCGAGTGGATAAAAGCGGAACTCGATCTGAAGGAGGTTCTGGTTTAGGATTGGCAATTGTAAAGCATATTATTGAAGCGCATAAAGAGAAAGTTTATGTGGAAAGTGAGTTCGGAATTGGTTCTGAGTTCTCTTTTACGCTCGAAAAAGCAAATAAATCGTCAAAAGTTGACGTTAAATAA
- a CDS encoding CARDB domain-containing protein, producing MKKITLLLLVFTRIVSWSQTYKFHTLQDLGSNVEIAISTECTQNTSPGPTRDFNLRQNYKLEVGKIYKSDLIQGSTSGSHYYKVLYAVDYSLDKGSDIDEPASFELIPDLCNALSWKYIRPVLLGSTLEQAQSNYCANLTANTTRERVNVKTQKPLNIGEVYFMDFGKGVNYYLITGASIEAGDSEYQIDPTNSNTIFSPATLNCPKPDLQANAVDCGTATMTPGTTFTAVYSLKNIGGRAFSPSHCLIYFSKGNATLSADDVLITDITLDPLNPNEIKYGTPSITIPANISGGIYYAIMQLVNSEETNTGNNIISSTSSFIINQTTTPTGKPDLAVDPTNTIIFSNCFDCSAALSDLGSKRHTINNQSGIINLQSITIKNTGSVASTPSTLQFYLSSDGVLDSADIKSTSGAISIGAINPGASISVSRSIFSSDFGGLTVTGNRNILISVDDSKTNTESNENNNITPIPVTFVSPFARTAQSSSDTEEVTQPYSINVFNFDGQKVLTKEVNSKEEEDKSLDSLKTGIYIIKSNGVTRKVLKN from the coding sequence ATGAAAAAAATTACTTTATTACTACTTGTATTCACTCGTATTGTAAGTTGGTCACAAACCTACAAATTTCATACATTACAGGATTTAGGCTCTAATGTTGAAATAGCGATTTCAACTGAATGCACTCAAAACACTTCGCCTGGACCAACTAGAGATTTTAATTTAAGACAAAACTATAAACTAGAAGTTGGTAAAATCTATAAATCCGATTTAATACAAGGATCAACATCAGGATCTCATTACTATAAAGTTTTATATGCCGTTGATTATTCACTTGACAAAGGAAGTGATATAGACGAACCAGCCTCTTTTGAACTGATTCCAGACTTGTGCAATGCATTATCTTGGAAATACATTAGACCTGTTTTATTAGGATCAACGCTAGAACAAGCTCAAAGCAACTATTGCGCAAATTTGACTGCTAACACTACTCGAGAAAGAGTAAATGTAAAAACCCAAAAACCTTTAAATATAGGTGAAGTTTATTTTATGGACTTCGGAAAAGGCGTAAATTACTATTTGATTACAGGAGCAAGTATCGAAGCTGGTGACAGCGAATATCAAATAGACCCAACAAACAGCAATACCATTTTTTCACCTGCAACATTAAATTGTCCTAAACCAGATTTACAAGCTAACGCTGTAGATTGCGGAACTGCAACAATGACTCCTGGAACTACTTTTACAGCAGTTTATTCTCTTAAAAACATTGGTGGTAGAGCATTTTCACCGTCTCACTGCTTAATTTACTTTTCTAAAGGCAATGCAACTCTAAGTGCTGATGATGTATTAATCACGGATATCACTTTAGACCCGCTAAATCCTAATGAAATTAAATACGGAACACCATCGATAACTATTCCTGCAAATATTAGCGGTGGTATTTACTATGCAATTATGCAATTAGTTAATAGTGAAGAGACAAATACTGGAAACAACATAATTTCGTCTACATCGTCATTCATTATTAACCAGACAACAACACCAACAGGAAAACCAGATTTAGCTGTTGATCCAACTAACACGATTATTTTTAGCAACTGTTTTGATTGCAGTGCCGCTTTAAGTGATTTGGGAAGCAAAAGACACACAATAAACAATCAGTCTGGAATTATCAATTTACAATCAATAACGATTAAAAACACGGGAAGTGTTGCCTCAACTCCTTCTACCCTTCAGTTTTATTTATCTTCAGACGGTGTTCTTGATTCTGCTGATATAAAATCTACATCTGGCGCAATCTCAATAGGTGCAATAAACCCTGGCGCTTCAATTTCTGTATCTAGATCAATTTTCTCTTCTGATTTTGGAGGATTAACAGTTACCGGAAATCGAAACATTCTTATTTCAGTTGACGATTCTAAAACAAATACAGAATCAAATGAAAACAACAATATAACACCTATACCTGTAACTTTCGTTAGTCCTTTTGCAAGAACAGCACAATCAAGTTCAGATACTGAAGAAGTTACTCAACCATACTCTATCAATGTTTTCAATTTTGATGGCCAAAAAGTATTGACTAAAGAAGTTAATTCTAAAGAAGAAGAGGATAAATCTCTTGACTCATTAAAAACTGGAATTTACATCATCAAATCAAATGGTGTGACTAGAAAAGTTCTAAAAAACTAA
- a CDS encoding T9SS type A sorting domain-containing protein encodes MAKNYFYITFLLAFFFTLSVAAQDSKQLPKPQESTSIEGLSLYPNPVTNGKVYISSKNDLEKEIIVFDLLGKKVLQAHLVSKELSVSELPPGVYIIKISEQNASATRKLIIR; translated from the coding sequence ATGGCAAAAAACTACTTTTATATTACTTTCTTATTGGCATTTTTCTTTACTCTTAGCGTCGCGGCGCAAGATAGTAAGCAATTACCAAAACCTCAAGAATCTACTTCTATTGAGGGTCTCAGCTTGTATCCTAACCCAGTGACAAACGGAAAAGTGTACATATCATCTAAAAACGATTTAGAGAAAGAAATTATTGTGTTCGATCTTTTGGGCAAAAAAGTATTACAGGCGCATTTAGTATCAAAAGAATTAAGTGTTTCAGAACTGCCTCCTGGTGTTTATATCATCAAAATAAGCGAACAGAACGCATCGGCAACACGAAAACTCATTATAAGATAA
- a CDS encoding TonB-dependent receptor, which produces MKFNLRFLFIALFICTISIAQNKGTISGVLTDKDMNNAALPFANVLVKGTNISVNTDVDGKYSLSVNPGNYTLIFSFLGYESVEAPVAVKANETVTINKGLSSGSYTLKDVVVKSTANKEKETALLLDQKNAVVIKQSIGAQEMSRKGVSDVEEGLTKVTGISKVGSRGIFVRGLEDRYNNLLINDLAAPSNSPYSKIVPLDLFPTNIVGVIDVYKTFNPNIYGDFAGGTFNIQTSKPTKAITKINVGAGYTTGNSFKDFLLSGDADTAAGFFGFNGKDRELPSFLGETAGRTTFTQDQALNSVSGDKGFNVSKSKSPLNSSFNFLHAEKFDLSNNRNISYLLSLNFDNNFAVREGVNRTLQTLGDKYNNDFINTEYRFKTSTSALVGVNYSAERYKLSFNTLYLKTTLNSILDQYGVLSNNGITNNFIRTNQLDKTDYLNAQLLGEYNLTEDKNQTLKGGVSYANTKYGQPDRKFYTGTQEADNQINTSYGGNNFLRQYLTVDGNVFVSGLLEYNLKFGKDKQNKLTVGYNGNASKMESSYRFVSSYGGTFSSNDINNIDSKITTDINNNVVAFAESSNTTYKVKLNESANAGYANLFWKFADKFELNGGVRVENTIKETHFRTLGSFDDPYKIKTYNNLYVLPSVNLKYLMTETSNIRFAASKTYTKPVVMESFPISYINADNTSTQGNSLLKNSDNYNVDLKYELFPTAKEMITFGIFGKYIDNPIERTFIANATSGTVTTFLNSDNATLYGAEVEFLLGLNRISENLEHFSFGLNASLMSTKVNVAKTYESQDEDGNVTVKNSIETHSSRSLQGASDWLVNSDLKYEFNLGKDWTNTMSLVYGVFGKRIYAVGTNGQDNTYELPVSQLDFVWGSKISEHFDVKFTADNLLNPARQLEFGNNGTVKVDEPSLLANSYKKGVGFSVKLGYTF; this is translated from the coding sequence ATGAAATTCAATTTAAGATTTCTCTTTATTGCATTATTTATCTGTACGATTTCGATCGCGCAAAACAAAGGTACGATTTCTGGAGTTCTGACTGACAAAGATATGAACAACGCTGCTCTGCCATTTGCTAATGTTTTAGTTAAAGGTACAAATATTAGCGTAAATACCGACGTAGACGGAAAATATTCGTTAAGCGTAAATCCTGGAAATTATACTTTAATCTTTAGTTTTTTAGGATATGAATCTGTTGAAGCTCCAGTAGCTGTAAAAGCAAATGAAACTGTAACTATTAACAAAGGACTTTCGTCTGGAAGTTATACTCTTAAAGATGTAGTTGTAAAATCAACTGCTAACAAAGAAAAAGAAACTGCTCTTTTATTAGACCAAAAAAATGCTGTGGTAATCAAGCAAAGTATTGGTGCACAGGAAATGTCTAGAAAAGGCGTAAGCGATGTTGAAGAGGGTTTGACAAAAGTAACCGGAATCTCAAAAGTAGGATCAAGAGGAATATTTGTACGTGGTCTTGAAGATCGTTACAACAACTTATTGATCAATGATCTTGCTGCTCCATCAAACAGCCCATATTCAAAAATCGTTCCGCTAGATTTGTTCCCAACAAATATTGTAGGGGTAATTGATGTTTACAAAACTTTCAATCCAAATATTTATGGAGATTTCGCTGGAGGAACTTTTAACATTCAAACTTCAAAACCAACAAAAGCTATCACTAAAATAAATGTTGGAGCAGGATATACAACTGGAAACAGCTTTAAAGATTTCTTGCTTTCAGGAGACGCAGATACTGCCGCAGGTTTCTTCGGATTTAATGGCAAAGATAGAGAATTGCCAAGTTTCTTAGGCGAAACTGCAGGAAGAACAACTTTCACACAAGATCAGGCATTAAATTCTGTAAGTGGAGACAAAGGTTTTAACGTAAGCAAAAGCAAAAGCCCATTAAACTCAAGCTTCAATTTTCTGCACGCTGAAAAATTTGATTTAAGCAACAACCGTAACATTTCCTATTTATTATCTCTTAATTTTGACAACAACTTTGCAGTTAGAGAAGGTGTTAATAGAACATTGCAAACACTTGGTGATAAATATAACAATGACTTCATCAACACTGAATACCGTTTCAAAACTAGCACTTCTGCTTTAGTTGGTGTAAATTATTCAGCTGAACGATATAAATTATCTTTCAACACTTTATACTTAAAAACCACATTAAACTCAATCTTAGATCAGTACGGGGTTTTAAGCAATAATGGTATCACGAATAACTTTATCCGTACGAATCAATTAGACAAAACGGATTATTTAAATGCTCAATTATTAGGTGAATACAATTTGACAGAAGATAAAAACCAAACTTTAAAAGGTGGTGTATCTTATGCAAATACTAAATACGGTCAGCCAGACAGAAAATTCTATACTGGTACTCAGGAAGCAGATAACCAAATCAACACTTCTTACGGAGGTAACAACTTCTTACGTCAATATTTAACTGTAGACGGAAATGTATTTGTTTCTGGATTATTAGAATACAATTTGAAATTCGGAAAAGACAAACAAAACAAATTGACTGTTGGTTATAACGGAAATGCATCTAAAATGGAATCTTCTTACCGTTTTGTATCAAGTTATGGTGGTACTTTTTCATCAAACGATATCAACAATATCGATTCGAAAATTACAACTGACATTAACAACAACGTAGTTGCTTTTGCTGAAAGTTCAAACACAACTTATAAAGTAAAACTTAATGAAAGTGCAAATGCAGGATACGCAAACTTATTCTGGAAATTTGCTGACAAGTTTGAACTTAACGGAGGTGTAAGAGTTGAAAATACAATTAAAGAAACACATTTCAGAACTTTAGGCTCTTTTGATGATCCGTACAAAATAAAAACATACAATAATCTTTATGTTTTACCTTCTGTAAACTTGAAATATCTTATGACAGAAACGTCTAATATTCGTTTCGCTGCAAGTAAAACATATACAAAACCAGTTGTAATGGAATCTTTCCCTATCTCATACATCAATGCAGATAACACTTCAACACAAGGTAACTCATTACTAAAAAACAGTGACAACTATAATGTTGACTTGAAATACGAATTATTCCCAACTGCTAAAGAAATGATCACTTTTGGAATATTTGGAAAATATATTGACAATCCAATTGAAAGAACATTTATTGCAAACGCTACATCGGGAACAGTAACTACTTTCTTAAATTCTGACAATGCAACTTTGTACGGAGCAGAAGTTGAATTCCTTTTAGGATTAAACAGAATTAGCGAAAATCTTGAGCATTTCTCTTTCGGATTAAATGCCTCATTAATGTCTACGAAAGTAAATGTTGCAAAAACTTACGAATCTCAGGATGAGGACGGAAATGTAACGGTTAAAAATTCAATCGAAACACATAGCTCTAGATCATTACAAGGTGCGTCAGATTGGTTAGTAAACTCAGATTTAAAATATGAATTCAATTTAGGCAAAGACTGGACAAACACTATGTCTCTTGTTTATGGAGTATTTGGAAAAAGAATTTATGCAGTAGGAACAAACGGTCAGGATAACACTTACGAATTGCCTGTATCTCAATTAGATTTTGTTTGGGGAAGTAAAATCTCAGAACATTTTGATGTGAAATTTACAGCAGACAACTTACTAAACCCTGCAAGACAATTAGAATTTGGAAACAACGGAACTGTAAAAGTTGATGAGCCATCTTTATTAGCAAACAGCTACAAAAAAGGCGTTGGATTCTCAGTAAAACTTGGTTATACTTTCTAA
- a CDS encoding porin, with product MIKRKLLAVLLLLACVANAQETNKQELNKQDVKNEVMRILDSINKAKLPETKSGGGVEEHWYDRISLRGYAQIRYNGLFSTNDKVSCEQCDRSWGTTSTAPDAKANNGLFIRRARLVFSGQVHPNVFFYFQPDFASSPSTGIQNFVQIRDLYFDLSFDKKKEYRVRVGQSKIPYGFENMQSSSQRLTLDRADAINSSILNERDLGVFFYWAPAEIRKRFEMLVKDGYKGSGDFGVFALGVYNGQIANKLDGNRDLNVVSRITYPFVIGSQIIEPGIQAYTGKWAFTGEVSPGVTVNDPQYVKDQRVGATFVLYPRPFGIQTEYNIGTGPRYNTLTKTIDQTDLNGGYVLLNYKWDLKKQRIYPFAKFQYYDGGKKYEKDARSYVVRDYEFGVEWQPIKAFELTAEYVVADRTFEDSVLPVNRQQGNVLRLQVQFNF from the coding sequence ATGATAAAAAGAAAACTATTGGCAGTTTTATTACTGCTAGCTTGTGTGGCAAATGCACAAGAAACAAACAAACAAGAATTGAATAAACAGGATGTAAAAAACGAAGTAATGCGTATTTTAGATTCTATAAACAAAGCAAAACTTCCAGAGACGAAATCTGGAGGAGGAGTTGAAGAACATTGGTATGACAGAATCTCTTTGAGAGGTTATGCACAAATTAGATACAATGGTCTGTTTTCTACAAACGATAAAGTTTCCTGTGAGCAATGCGATAGATCTTGGGGAACAACTTCTACAGCTCCAGATGCAAAAGCAAACAACGGACTTTTTATTCGCCGTGCCCGTTTGGTATTTTCTGGGCAAGTGCACCCAAATGTATTTTTCTATTTTCAACCCGATTTTGCGAGTTCGCCGAGTACAGGAATTCAGAACTTTGTTCAAATTCGTGACCTGTATTTTGATCTTTCTTTTGACAAGAAAAAAGAATATCGAGTACGTGTCGGACAGAGTAAAATTCCATACGGATTTGAAAATATGCAGTCAAGTTCACAGCGTTTAACTTTAGACCGTGCCGATGCCATCAACTCTTCAATTTTAAACGAGCGTGATTTAGGAGTTTTCTTTTATTGGGCACCAGCCGAAATTAGAAAGCGTTTTGAAATGTTGGTTAAAGATGGCTACAAAGGTTCTGGAGATTTTGGAGTATTTGCTTTAGGGGTTTACAATGGTCAGATTGCAAATAAGTTAGACGGAAACAGAGACTTAAATGTTGTGTCTAGAATAACATATCCTTTTGTTATCGGAAGCCAGATTATAGAACCGGGAATTCAAGCTTATACTGGTAAATGGGCTTTTACAGGAGAAGTTTCGCCAGGAGTTACAGTTAATGATCCGCAATATGTAAAAGATCAGCGAGTTGGAGCGACTTTCGTTTTATATCCAAGACCATTCGGAATCCAGACGGAATACAACATAGGTACAGGACCTCGATACAATACGCTTACTAAAACTATTGATCAAACCGATTTAAATGGAGGTTACGTTTTATTAAACTACAAATGGGATCTTAAAAAACAGCGTATTTATCCTTTTGCCAAATTCCAATATTATGACGGAGGAAAAAAATACGAAAAAGATGCTAGAAGTTACGTCGTTAGAGATTATGAATTTGGTGTTGAATGGCAACCAATCAAAGCTTTTGAACTTACAGCAGAATACGTAGTAGCTGATCGAACTTTTGAAGATAGCGTTTTGCCTGTAAACAGACAGCAAGGAAATGTTTTAAGATTGCAAGTGCAGTTTAACTTCTAA
- a CDS encoding acyl transferase encodes MITANDIFTISSQKQFEKIALKVFRFQHENNKVYRDFCAFLKINPQQVKSLQQIPFLPIQFFKSHNVVSNTDPAQVTFTSSGTTGMITSRHLVTDVSLYEESYRKGFSQFYGNIEDYVVLALLPSYLEREGSSLIYMVEDLIKLSNHPESGFYLHNHDDLIKKLLELDEAGQNVILIGVTYALLDLIEKHQFNLQNTIIMETGGMKGKRKEMIREELHDILCKGFGVSSIHSEYGMTELLAQAYSLGEGVFECSSWMHILVRDPEDALTYVNDGKTGGINVIDLANINSCSFIATQDLGKKYSNNSFEVLGRFDNSDIRGCNLMVL; translated from the coding sequence TTGATCACAGCCAACGATATCTTTACCATTTCAAGTCAGAAACAATTTGAAAAAATAGCACTTAAAGTGTTTCGTTTTCAGCATGAGAACAATAAAGTCTATCGCGATTTTTGTGCTTTTTTAAAAATCAATCCACAGCAGGTAAAATCACTGCAGCAAATTCCTTTTTTACCCATTCAGTTTTTCAAAAGTCACAATGTGGTTTCTAATACAGATCCTGCACAAGTAACTTTTACCAGCAGTGGTACAACCGGAATGATTACCAGCAGACATTTAGTAACCGATGTTTCCCTATATGAGGAAAGTTACCGCAAAGGATTCTCTCAATTTTACGGCAATATAGAGGACTACGTTGTTTTAGCCCTTTTGCCGTCTTATTTAGAACGAGAAGGCTCTTCGTTAATTTATATGGTTGAAGATCTGATAAAACTCTCTAATCATCCTGAAAGCGGGTTTTATTTGCACAACCATGACGACCTAATCAAAAAACTTCTTGAATTGGACGAAGCAGGGCAAAATGTAATCTTAATTGGGGTCACGTATGCTTTGTTAGATTTAATCGAAAAACATCAATTCAATCTTCAAAATACCATTATTATGGAAACTGGAGGAATGAAAGGAAAACGCAAAGAAATGATTCGTGAAGAATTGCACGACATTTTATGCAAAGGTTTTGGCGTTTCTTCTATTCATTCAGAATACGGAATGACCGAACTTTTAGCCCAGGCGTATTCTCTTGGCGAAGGTGTTTTTGAATGCTCCTCTTGGATGCATATTTTAGTTCGTGATCCTGAAGATGCTCTTACTTACGTGAATGATGGAAAAACTGGCGGAATAAATGTTATTGATTTAGCGAATATCAATTCGTGTTCTTTTATAGCTACGCAGGATTTAGGCAAAAAATATTCGAATAACTCTTTTGAGGTATTGGGACGTTTTGATAATTCTGATATTCGTGGCTGTAATTTGATGGTCTTATAA